From a single Cupriavidus taiwanensis LMG 19424 genomic region:
- the livH gene encoding high-affinity branched-chain amino acid ABC transporter permease LivH, whose translation MNEFLPQFTQQLVNGLTLGAIYALIAIGYTMVYGIIGMINFAHGEIYMIGAYVGLVTLTAIGAQAGYPLPLVLGAALLVSVMVTGVYGYAVERVAYRPLRGGPRLVPLISAIGMSIFLQNYVQIGQGARDVSVPVLISGAIEFQMGGDFTVTVPYSRLLIVGVTLALMVALTLFIGRSRMGRACRACAEDMRMANLLGIDTNKVISFTFVLGAMLAAVGGVLIGLTIGKLNPFIGFIAGIKAFTAAVLGGIGSIPGAMLGGVLLGLAETFASGYMPAEYKDVVAFSLLVLVLLFRPTGLLGKPDVEKV comes from the coding sequence ATGAATGAATTCCTTCCACAGTTCACCCAGCAGCTGGTCAACGGCCTGACGCTGGGTGCGATCTATGCGCTGATCGCCATCGGCTACACAATGGTCTACGGCATCATCGGCATGATCAATTTCGCGCACGGCGAGATTTACATGATCGGCGCCTATGTCGGGCTGGTCACGCTCACCGCCATCGGCGCCCAGGCAGGCTACCCTCTGCCGCTGGTGCTCGGCGCCGCCCTGCTGGTGTCGGTGATGGTCACCGGTGTCTACGGCTATGCGGTCGAGCGGGTGGCATACCGCCCCTTGCGCGGCGGGCCGCGGCTGGTGCCGCTGATTTCGGCCATCGGCATGTCGATCTTCCTGCAGAACTATGTCCAGATCGGGCAGGGCGCGCGCGATGTGTCGGTGCCGGTGCTGATCTCGGGCGCCATCGAGTTCCAGATGGGCGGCGACTTCACCGTCACGGTGCCGTACTCGCGCCTGCTGATCGTGGGCGTGACGCTGGCGCTGATGGTCGCGCTGACGCTGTTCATCGGCCGCTCGCGCATGGGCCGTGCCTGCCGCGCCTGCGCCGAGGACATGCGCATGGCCAACCTGCTTGGCATCGATACCAACAAGGTGATCTCGTTCACCTTCGTGCTGGGCGCGATGCTGGCGGCGGTGGGCGGCGTGCTGATCGGGCTGACCATCGGCAAGCTCAATCCCTTCATCGGCTTCATTGCCGGCATCAAGGCCTTTACCGCGGCGGTGCTGGGCGGCATCGGCAGCATTCCGGGCGCGATGCTCGGCGGCGTGCTGCTGGGCCTGGCGGAAACCTTCGCCTCGGGCTACATGCCGGCCGAATACAAGGACGTGGTCGCCTTCAGCCTGCTGGTGCTGGTGCTGCTGTTCCGTCCGACCGGGCTGCTGGGCAAGCCTGATGTCGAAAAGGTCTGA
- a CDS encoding branched-chain amino acid ABC transporter substrate-binding protein, with translation MTLSRLSTISLAAMLATFGAAANAETVKIAIAGPMSGSVAQYGDMVKAGALTAVEQINAAGGAGGNKFEVVLMDDACEPKQAVAVANKIVSQNIKYVIGHVCSGSTIPASDIYENEGIVMVTPSATAPQLTETKKRNFIFRTIGRDDQQGPAAAQYIIGKIKPKKVAVLHDKQSYGQGIASSVKKDLEAAKIPVAVFEGINAGDSDYSAVITKLKSQGVDFVYFGGYHPEMGLLLRQAREQGVKATFMGPEGVGNKDVTAIAGPSSEGMLVTLPADFSADPANAGLVKAFADKKRDANGPFQMPAYAAVKIIGDAIAGAKSTDPAKVAAYMHKNAFTTPIGKVEYDAKGDLKSFKFVVYTWHKDASKTAAN, from the coding sequence ATGACGCTGTCCCGTCTTTCCACCATTTCGCTGGCTGCCATGCTGGCTACCTTTGGCGCAGCCGCCAACGCCGAAACCGTGAAGATCGCCATTGCCGGCCCGATGAGCGGCTCGGTGGCGCAGTATGGCGACATGGTCAAGGCCGGTGCGCTGACCGCCGTCGAACAGATCAATGCGGCCGGCGGCGCCGGCGGCAACAAGTTCGAGGTGGTGCTGATGGACGACGCCTGCGAGCCGAAGCAGGCCGTGGCGGTGGCCAACAAGATCGTCAGCCAGAACATCAAGTACGTGATCGGCCACGTGTGCTCGGGCTCGACCATTCCCGCCTCGGACATCTACGAGAACGAAGGCATCGTGATGGTCACGCCGTCGGCCACCGCGCCGCAGCTGACCGAGACCAAGAAGCGCAACTTCATCTTCCGCACCATCGGCCGCGACGACCAGCAGGGCCCGGCCGCCGCCCAGTACATCATCGGCAAGATCAAGCCGAAGAAGGTCGCCGTGCTGCACGACAAGCAGTCGTACGGCCAGGGCATCGCCAGCTCGGTGAAGAAGGACCTGGAAGCCGCCAAGATCCCGGTGGCCGTGTTCGAAGGCATCAACGCCGGCGACTCGGACTACTCGGCGGTGATCACCAAGCTGAAGTCGCAGGGCGTGGACTTCGTCTACTTCGGCGGCTATCACCCGGAAATGGGCCTGCTGCTGCGCCAGGCGCGCGAGCAGGGCGTGAAGGCCACCTTCATGGGCCCCGAGGGCGTGGGCAACAAGGACGTGACCGCGATCGCCGGCCCGTCGTCCGAAGGCATGCTGGTGACGCTGCCGGCCGACTTCTCGGCCGATCCGGCCAACGCCGGCCTGGTCAAGGCCTTTGCCGACAAGAAGCGTGACGCCAACGGTCCGTTCCAGATGCCGGCCTATGCCGCCGTCAAGATCATCGGCGACGCCATCGCCGGCGCCAAGAGCACCGATCCCGCCAAGGTCGCGGCGTACATGCACAAGAACGCCTTCACCACCCCGATCGGCAAGGTCGAGTACGACGCCAAGGGCGACCTGAAGTCCTTCAAGTTCGTGGTTTACACCTGGCACAAGGACGCCAGCAAGACGGCCGCGAACTAA
- the gltA gene encoding citrate synthase — protein MTPSDVKATLSFSDGSPSVELPIYKGTVGPDVIDIRKLYGQTGKFTYDPGFMSTASCNSKITYIDGDKGELLYRGYPIEQLAQKCDHLETCYLLLKGELPNAKQKEEFVGHVMNHTMVHEQMQFFMRGFRRDAHPMAVLTGMVGAMSAFYHDAMDIDDPHQREISAIRLIAKMPTLVAMAYKYNIGQPYIYPQNDLSYSGNFMRMMFATPCAPYTVNPVLERALDRIFILHADHEQNASTSTVRLAGSSGTNPFAAIAAGVACLWGPAHGGANEAALKMLEEIGSVDNINEFIKQVKDKNSGVRLMGFGHRVYKNYDPRAKLMRETCHEVLNELGLHNDPLFKLAMELEKIALEDEYFVSRKLYPNVDFYSGIVQRALGIPTSLFTCIFALARTPGWISQWEEMITDPEYKIGRPRQLFVGAATRDVPDVAKR, from the coding sequence ATGACGCCGTCCGATGTGAAAGCCACGCTATCGTTCTCCGATGGTTCCCCCAGCGTTGAGCTGCCGATCTACAAGGGTACGGTTGGCCCGGACGTGATCGACATTCGCAAGCTGTACGGACAAACCGGTAAGTTCACCTACGACCCCGGTTTCATGTCGACGGCTTCGTGCAATTCCAAGATCACCTATATCGACGGCGACAAGGGCGAGCTGCTGTACCGCGGCTACCCGATCGAGCAGCTGGCGCAGAAGTGCGACCACCTCGAGACCTGCTACCTGCTGCTGAAGGGCGAGCTGCCCAACGCCAAGCAGAAGGAAGAATTCGTCGGCCATGTGATGAACCACACCATGGTCCACGAGCAGATGCAGTTCTTCATGCGCGGCTTCCGCCGCGATGCGCACCCGATGGCCGTGCTGACCGGCATGGTCGGCGCCATGAGCGCGTTCTACCACGACGCCATGGACATCGACGATCCGCACCAGCGCGAGATCTCGGCGATCCGCCTGATCGCCAAGATGCCGACCCTGGTTGCGATGGCGTACAAGTACAACATCGGCCAGCCGTACATCTACCCGCAGAACGACCTGTCCTACTCGGGCAACTTCATGCGCATGATGTTCGCCACGCCGTGCGCCCCGTACACCGTGAACCCGGTGCTGGAGCGCGCGCTGGACCGCATCTTCATCTTGCACGCCGACCACGAGCAGAACGCGTCGACCTCGACCGTGCGCCTGGCCGGTTCGTCGGGCACCAACCCGTTCGCCGCCATTGCCGCCGGCGTGGCCTGCCTGTGGGGCCCGGCCCACGGCGGTGCCAACGAAGCCGCGCTGAAGATGCTGGAAGAAATCGGCAGCGTCGACAACATCAACGAGTTCATCAAGCAGGTCAAGGACAAGAACTCGGGCGTGCGCCTGATGGGCTTCGGCCACCGCGTGTACAAGAACTACGATCCGCGCGCCAAGCTGATGCGCGAAACCTGCCATGAAGTGCTGAACGAGCTGGGCCTGCACAACGACCCGCTGTTCAAGCTGGCCATGGAACTGGAAAAGATCGCGCTGGAAGACGAGTACTTCGTCAGCCGCAAGCTGTACCCGAACGTCGACTTCTACTCGGGCATCGTGCAGCGCGCGCTGGGCATCCCGACCTCGCTGTTCACCTGCATCTTCGCGCTGGCCCGTACCCCGGGCTGGATCTCGCAGTGGGAAGAGATGATCACCGATCCGGAATACAAGATCGGCCGTCCGCGCCAGCTGTTCGTCGGCGCCGCCACCCGCGACGTGCCGGACGTGGCCAAGCGCTAA
- a CDS encoding FAD assembly factor SdhE, protein MTESPATTFSHQADPHKRARLRWRARRGLLENDIIVERFFNRYEESLSDEDVAALSQLFELSDNELMDLLLARKELDGELDTPPMQRVIALLRTV, encoded by the coding sequence ATGACTGAGAGTCCTGCCACCACCTTCTCCCATCAGGCCGACCCGCACAAGCGCGCCCGGTTGCGCTGGCGTGCCCGACGCGGCCTCCTGGAGAACGACATCATCGTCGAACGTTTCTTCAACCGTTACGAGGAGAGCCTGTCCGACGAGGATGTGGCTGCGCTGAGCCAGCTGTTCGAGCTCAGCGACAACGAGTTGATGGACCTGCTCCTTGCGCGCAAGGAACTGGACGGTGAGCTCGACACGCCCCCGATGCAGCGAGTCATCGCCCTGCTGCGTACGGTCTGA
- a CDS encoding succinate dehydrogenase iron-sulfur subunit, translated as MKRIFEVYRYDPDKDAAPRMQTYEVELDGHERMLLDALVKLKKLDETISFRRSCREGVCGSDAMNINGKNGLACLTNMRELPDRIVLRPLPGLPVVRDLIVDMTNFFKQYNSIKPFLINDEPPPEKERLQSPEERDELDGLYECILCASCSTSCPSFWWNPDKFVGPAGLLQAYRFIADSRDQATNERLDNLNDPYRLFRCHSIMNCVDVCPKGLNPTKAIGKIKELMVRRAV; from the coding sequence ATGAAGCGTATTTTCGAAGTCTACCGCTACGATCCGGACAAGGATGCGGCGCCGCGCATGCAGACCTACGAGGTCGAGCTGGACGGCCACGAGCGCATGCTGCTGGACGCGCTGGTGAAGCTGAAGAAGCTGGACGAGACCATCTCGTTCCGCCGTTCGTGCCGCGAAGGCGTGTGCGGCTCGGACGCGATGAACATCAACGGCAAGAACGGCCTGGCCTGCCTGACCAACATGCGCGAGCTGCCGGACCGCATCGTGCTGCGTCCGCTGCCCGGCCTGCCGGTGGTGCGCGACCTGATCGTCGACATGACGAACTTCTTCAAGCAGTACAACTCGATCAAGCCGTTCCTGATCAACGACGAGCCGCCGCCCGAGAAAGAGCGCCTGCAGTCGCCGGAAGAGCGAGACGAGCTGGACGGCCTGTACGAGTGCATTCTCTGCGCCAGCTGCTCGACCTCGTGCCCGTCGTTCTGGTGGAACCCGGACAAGTTCGTCGGCCCGGCCGGCCTGCTGCAGGCTTACCGCTTCATCGCGGACAGCCGCGACCAGGCCACCAATGAGCGCCTGGACAACCTGAACGACCCGTACCGCCTGTTCCGCTGCCACAGCATCATGAACTGTGTCGACGTGTGCCCGAAGGGTCTTAACCCGACCAAGGCCATCGGCAAGATCAAGGAGCTGATGGTCCGCCGCGCGGTCTGA
- the sdhA gene encoding succinate dehydrogenase flavoprotein subunit, with protein sequence MVAVKTGLPRRRFDVVIVGAGGAGMRASLQLAEAGLNVAVLSKVFPTRSHTVAAQGGIGASLGNMSEDNWHYHFYDTIKGSDWLGDQDAIEFMCREAPKVVYELEHFGMPFDRNPDGTIYQRPFGGHTANYGEKPVQRACAAADRTGHALLHTLYQRNVRAKTHFFVEWMALDLIRDQDGDVLGVTALEMETGEVYILEAKTTLFATGGAGRIYAASTNAFINTGDGLGMAARAGVPLEDMEFWQFHPTGVAGAGVLITEGVRGEGGILRNKDGERFMERYAPTLKDLAPRDFVSRSMDQEIKEGRGCGPNGDYVLLDLTHVGAETIMKRLPSIREIGLKFANVDAIKEPIPVVPTIHYQMGGIPTNYHGQVVVPKNGNPNEVLNGFYAIGECSCVSVHGANRLGTNSLLDLVVFGRAAGNHIIAQNLKQKEHKPLPADAADLALSRLAKLQSSSSGEYTQDVANDIRKNMQSHAGVFRTQKLMDEGVERILEVTERAANIHLKDKSKVFNTALVEALEVANLVEVAKATMISAAARKESRGAHAHSDFPNRDDQNWLKHTLFYSEGNRLDYKPVKMEPLTVESVPPKARTF encoded by the coding sequence ATGGTCGCAGTCAAGACTGGATTGCCGCGTCGCCGCTTTGACGTGGTCATCGTCGGTGCTGGCGGCGCCGGGATGCGCGCATCCCTCCAGCTCGCGGAAGCCGGCCTGAACGTGGCCGTGCTGTCCAAGGTGTTCCCGACCCGCTCGCACACCGTGGCGGCGCAGGGCGGCATCGGTGCCTCGCTCGGCAACATGAGCGAGGACAACTGGCACTATCACTTCTACGACACCATCAAGGGCTCGGACTGGCTGGGTGACCAGGACGCGATCGAGTTCATGTGCCGGGAAGCCCCGAAGGTCGTGTACGAGCTCGAGCACTTCGGCATGCCGTTCGACCGCAACCCCGACGGCACCATCTACCAGCGTCCGTTCGGCGGCCATACCGCCAACTACGGCGAGAAGCCGGTGCAGCGTGCCTGCGCCGCGGCTGACCGTACCGGCCACGCGCTGCTGCACACGCTGTACCAGCGCAACGTGCGCGCCAAGACCCACTTCTTCGTCGAATGGATGGCGCTGGACCTGATCCGCGACCAGGACGGCGACGTGCTGGGCGTGACCGCGCTGGAAATGGAAACCGGCGAGGTCTACATCCTTGAGGCCAAGACCACGCTGTTCGCGACCGGCGGTGCCGGCCGCATCTACGCCGCTTCCACCAACGCCTTCATCAACACCGGTGACGGCCTGGGCATGGCTGCGCGTGCTGGCGTGCCGCTCGAAGACATGGAGTTCTGGCAGTTCCACCCGACCGGCGTGGCCGGCGCTGGCGTGCTGATCACCGAAGGCGTGCGCGGCGAGGGCGGTATCCTGCGCAACAAGGACGGCGAGCGCTTCATGGAGCGCTACGCGCCGACGCTGAAGGACCTGGCGCCGCGCGACTTCGTCTCGCGCTCGATGGACCAGGAAATCAAGGAAGGCCGCGGCTGCGGCCCGAACGGCGACTACGTGCTGCTCGACCTGACCCACGTCGGCGCCGAGACCATCATGAAGCGCCTGCCGTCGATCCGCGAGATTGGCCTGAAGTTCGCCAACGTCGATGCGATCAAGGAACCGATCCCGGTGGTCCCGACCATCCACTACCAGATGGGCGGCATCCCGACCAACTACCATGGCCAGGTCGTGGTGCCCAAGAACGGCAACCCGAACGAAGTGCTCAACGGCTTCTACGCGATCGGCGAATGCTCGTGCGTGTCGGTGCACGGCGCCAACCGCCTGGGCACCAACTCGCTGCTCGACCTGGTGGTGTTCGGCCGCGCCGCCGGCAACCACATCATCGCGCAGAACCTGAAGCAGAAGGAACACAAGCCGCTGCCGGCCGATGCCGCCGACCTGGCGCTGTCGCGCCTGGCCAAGCTGCAGTCGTCGTCGTCGGGCGAGTACACGCAGGACGTCGCCAACGACATCCGCAAGAACATGCAGTCGCATGCCGGCGTGTTCCGTACCCAGAAGCTGATGGACGAAGGCGTCGAGCGCATCCTGGAAGTGACCGAGCGTGCCGCCAACATCCACCTGAAGGACAAGTCCAAGGTCTTCAACACCGCGCTGGTGGAAGCCCTGGAAGTGGCCAACCTGGTGGAAGTGGCCAAGGCCACCATGATCTCGGCCGCGGCCCGCAAGGAATCGCGCGGTGCCCACGCGCACAGCGACTTCCCCAACCGCGACGACCAGAACTGGCTCAAGCACACGCTGTTCTACAGCGAAGGCAACCGCCTCGACTACAAGCCGGTGAAGATGGAACCGCTGACGGTGGAAAGCGTGCCGCCGAAGGCCCGCACGTTCTGA
- the sdhD gene encoding succinate dehydrogenase, hydrophobic membrane anchor protein has translation MANNNIGPKRLVVGAHYGLKDWLAQRVTAVVMVVFTVILAIAFLLSNGASYEAWAGLFANQWMKIITFLTILSLLYHAWIGVRDIWMDYVKPMAVRLVLQVLTILWLVGCAGYAAQILWRV, from the coding sequence GTGGCAAATAACAATATCGGTCCCAAGCGTCTTGTCGTCGGTGCGCACTACGGCCTGAAAGACTGGCTCGCGCAACGCGTCACCGCCGTGGTCATGGTGGTCTTCACCGTGATCCTGGCGATTGCCTTCCTGCTGTCGAACGGCGCTTCGTATGAAGCGTGGGCAGGGCTCTTCGCCAACCAGTGGATGAAGATCATCACGTTCCTGACCATCCTGTCGCTGCTGTATCACGCCTGGATCGGCGTGCGCGATATCTGGATGGACTATGTGAAGCCGATGGCGGTGCGCCTCGTGCTGCAAGTTCTTACGATTCTGTGGCTCGTCGGTTGCGCGGGCTACGCTGCTCAGATTCTCTGGAGGGTGTAA
- the sdhC gene encoding succinate dehydrogenase, cytochrome b556 subunit, producing MAEAVKQARPEFRNIGISQIAKYRLPWAGKVSILHRVSGALMFLLLPFVLYLFEQSITSELSFAKFSALLSGGFVKLVVLALIWGYLHHFCAGIRFLLLDVHVGVSKPASAKSAISVLVVSLLLTLIFGLKLFGLF from the coding sequence ATGGCTGAAGCCGTCAAACAAGCCAGGCCGGAGTTCCGGAATATCGGTATTTCGCAGATTGCGAAATACCGGTTGCCCTGGGCCGGCAAGGTATCCATCCTGCATCGCGTGAGCGGTGCACTGATGTTCCTCCTCCTTCCCTTCGTCCTGTATCTGTTTGAGCAGAGCATCACCTCCGAACTGAGCTTCGCAAAGTTCTCGGCCCTTCTGTCCGGCGGCTTTGTCAAGCTGGTTGTGCTGGCCCTGATCTGGGGTTATCTGCATCACTTCTGCGCCGGGATCCGCTTCCTGCTGCTGGATGTGCACGTTGGTGTCTCCAAGCCCGCCTCGGCCAAGTCTGCCATCAGCGTGCTGGTTGTCAGCCTGCTGCTTACCCTGATTTTCGGCCTGAAGCTGTTCGGCCTGTTCTGA
- a CDS encoding GntR family transcriptional regulator — translation MSSLPTSLTGAAAPGAQESGAATPGAGTQPLSPPAAAPQAPSTGAAAGAASGPAPGLQSVPSPTFSPLYQQIKALITRSLQSGEWKPGEMIPSEMELASRYKVSQGTVRKAIDELAAENLVARRQGKGTFVTTHHEDVVKFRFLRLVPDEGEPHYGASRVLECKRLRAPAEIARLLDIRTGDSVVQIRRVLTFSGESTVLDEIWLLGANFKGLTAEKLTEWKGPMYALFEAEFGTRMIRASEKIRAVPADETAAELLSVPAGSPLLSVERVSYTYGDRPVEVRRGLYVTTRHYYQNDLS, via the coding sequence ATGTCCTCCCTGCCTACGTCCCTGACCGGCGCGGCCGCACCCGGCGCGCAGGAATCTGGCGCCGCCACGCCTGGCGCCGGGACGCAGCCGCTTTCGCCGCCGGCCGCCGCGCCGCAGGCCCCCTCAACTGGTGCCGCCGCTGGCGCCGCTTCCGGTCCCGCTCCAGGTCTGCAGTCAGTGCCCTCGCCAACGTTCAGCCCGCTTTACCAGCAGATCAAGGCGCTGATCACGCGCAGCCTGCAATCCGGCGAATGGAAGCCGGGCGAGATGATCCCCAGCGAAATGGAGCTGGCCTCGCGCTACAAGGTCAGCCAGGGCACGGTGCGCAAGGCCATCGACGAACTCGCCGCCGAAAATCTCGTGGCGCGCCGCCAGGGCAAGGGCACTTTCGTGACCACGCACCATGAAGACGTGGTCAAGTTCCGCTTCCTGCGCCTCGTCCCGGACGAGGGCGAACCCCATTATGGCGCCAGCCGCGTGCTCGAATGCAAGCGCCTGCGGGCGCCGGCCGAGATCGCGCGGCTGCTCGACATCCGCACCGGCGACAGCGTGGTGCAGATCCGCCGCGTGCTGACGTTCTCGGGCGAATCGACCGTGCTGGACGAAATCTGGCTGCTCGGCGCCAACTTCAAGGGCCTGACCGCGGAAAAGCTGACCGAGTGGAAGGGGCCCATGTATGCATTGTTCGAGGCCGAATTCGGTACGCGCATGATTCGCGCCTCGGAAAAAATCCGTGCCGTGCCCGCCGACGAGACCGCGGCCGAGCTGCTGTCCGTGCCGGCAGGCTCGCCGCTGCTGTCGGTCGAGCGTGTTTCCTACACCTACGGCGACCGCCCCGTGGAAGTGCGCCGTGGTCTGTACGTCACCACCCGGCATTATTACCAGAACGACCTGAGCTGA
- a CDS encoding malate dehydrogenase yields MAKAPMRVAVTGAAGQIGYSLLFRIANGDMLGKDQPVILQLLDLPQAQQAVKGVVMELEDCAFPLLAGVVITDDPKVAFKDADVALLVGARPRSKGMERKDLLEANAQIFTVQGKALDEVASRNVKVLVVGNPANTNAYIAMKSAPNLPRENFTAMLRLDHNRALSQIAAKTGKPVSSIEKLFVWGNHSPTMYADYRYATVDGQSVKDLINDPVWNNDVFLPTVGKRGAAIIEARGLSSAASAANAAIDHVRDWVLGSNGKVVTMGIPSNGEYGIPADTMFGYPVTTANGKYEIVKGLEIDAYSQEKINITLKELEEEKAGVQHLLG; encoded by the coding sequence ATGGCTAAAGCCCCAATGCGCGTCGCAGTGACCGGCGCCGCTGGCCAGATCGGCTACTCCCTGCTGTTCCGCATCGCCAACGGCGACATGCTGGGCAAAGACCAGCCGGTCATCCTCCAACTGCTCGACCTCCCGCAAGCCCAGCAGGCCGTCAAGGGCGTGGTGATGGAACTGGAAGACTGCGCGTTCCCGCTGCTGGCCGGCGTGGTCATCACCGATGACCCCAAGGTCGCCTTCAAGGACGCCGACGTGGCCCTGCTGGTGGGCGCCCGTCCGCGCAGCAAGGGCATGGAGCGCAAGGACCTGCTCGAAGCCAACGCCCAGATCTTCACCGTGCAGGGCAAGGCGCTGGACGAAGTCGCCAGCCGCAATGTCAAGGTGCTGGTGGTCGGCAACCCGGCCAACACCAACGCCTATATCGCCATGAAGTCGGCGCCGAACCTGCCGCGCGAGAACTTCACCGCGATGCTGCGCCTGGACCACAACCGCGCGCTGTCGCAGATCGCCGCCAAGACCGGCAAGCCGGTGTCGTCGATCGAGAAGCTGTTCGTGTGGGGCAACCACAGCCCGACCATGTACGCCGACTACCGCTACGCGACCGTCGACGGCCAGAGCGTCAAGGACCTGATCAACGACCCGGTGTGGAACAACGACGTGTTCCTGCCGACCGTCGGCAAGCGCGGCGCCGCCATCATCGAGGCGCGCGGGCTGTCGTCGGCCGCCTCGGCCGCCAATGCCGCCATCGACCACGTGCGCGACTGGGTGCTGGGCAGCAACGGCAAGGTCGTCACCATGGGCATCCCGTCCAACGGTGAGTACGGCATCCCGGCCGACACCATGTTCGGCTACCCGGTGACCACCGCCAACGGCAAGTACGAAATCGTCAAGGGTCTGGAGATCGACGCCTACAGCCAGGAAAAGATCAACATCACCCTGAAGGAACTGGAAGAAGAGAAGGCCGGCGTGCAGCATCTGCTGGGCTGA
- a CDS encoding HpcH/HpaI aldolase/citrate lyase family protein encodes MHPSEVLFQGEAIPVQLPVCDHYAGSEKLMRKSLALQQELGPVFDITFDCEDGAAVGHEREHAELCAQLVNGPLNAHNRVGVRIHDPAHPSWREDVDVLVRGAGARLAYVVVPKVTDVVEVARVTDHVNQVARSAGIARHIPIHVLIETHAALEQAFDIAALVQVECLSFGLMDFVSAHHGAIPGEAMRSPQQFEHPLVRRAMLEISAACHRHGKVPSHNVSTDVQTPQRAGDDALRARSEFGYLRKWSIHPGQIAPIVAAFRPGAEEIGAASEILLAAHENNWAPIRHEGQLHDRASYRYYWSLLQRAQATGTPLPANVETLFFG; translated from the coding sequence GTGCATCCTTCCGAGGTCTTGTTCCAGGGCGAAGCCATCCCGGTCCAGTTGCCGGTGTGTGACCATTACGCGGGCAGCGAAAAGCTGATGCGCAAATCGCTGGCCCTGCAACAAGAGCTTGGCCCCGTCTTCGACATCACCTTCGACTGCGAGGACGGCGCCGCCGTGGGCCACGAGCGCGAGCACGCCGAGCTGTGCGCGCAGCTGGTCAACGGCCCGCTCAATGCCCACAACCGCGTGGGCGTGCGCATCCATGACCCGGCCCATCCCAGCTGGCGCGAGGACGTCGACGTGCTGGTGCGCGGCGCCGGCGCGCGGCTGGCCTATGTGGTGGTGCCCAAGGTCACCGACGTGGTCGAGGTGGCGCGCGTGACCGACCATGTCAACCAGGTGGCCCGCAGTGCCGGCATTGCCCGCCACATCCCGATCCATGTGCTGATCGAAACCCATGCCGCGCTGGAGCAGGCCTTCGATATCGCCGCGCTGGTGCAGGTGGAATGCCTGAGCTTCGGCCTGATGGATTTTGTCTCGGCCCACCATGGCGCGATTCCCGGCGAGGCGATGCGCTCGCCGCAGCAGTTCGAACACCCGCTGGTGCGCCGTGCCATGCTGGAAATCTCCGCCGCTTGCCACCGCCACGGCAAGGTGCCCTCGCACAATGTCAGCACCGACGTGCAGACGCCGCAGCGCGCCGGCGACGATGCGCTGCGCGCGCGCAGCGAATTCGGCTACCTGCGCAAGTGGAGCATCCATCCGGGCCAGATCGCTCCGATCGTGGCGGCGTTCCGCCCCGGCGCGGAAGAGATCGGCGCGGCCAGCGAGATCCTGCTGGCCGCGCACGAGAACAACTGGGCACCGATCCGCCATGAGGGGCAGCTGCACGACCGCGCCAGCTACCGCTATTACTGGTCGCTGCTGCAGCGCGCGCAGGCCACCGGCACGCCGCTGCCGGCCAACGTGGAAACGCTGTTCTTCGGCTGA